ggtcaggtggactagtattcccatctctttaagaattttccacaatttgttgtgattcacacagtcaaaggctttggcatagtcaatacagcagaaatagatgtttttctggaacactcttgcttttttgatgatccagtggatgttggaaatttgatctctggttcttctgccttttctaaaaccagcttgaacatctggaagttcttggttcacgtactgtttaagcctggcttggagaattttgagcattactttactaacgtgtgagataagtgcaactgtgcagtagtttgagcattctttggcattgcttttctttgggattggaatgaaaactgaccttttccagtcctgtggccactgctgcattttccaaatttgttggcatattgagtgcagcactttcacagcattatcttttaggatttgaaatagctcaactggaattccatcacctctactagctttgtttgatttgtaggagttccttatatattttagaaattaatcccttatcagataaacAGCTTGGGAAATATTTTCCCCCACTTCATAAGTTACCTTTTCACTGTTAATGGTTTCTGTTGCTGTGtagaagtttttaatttgataTAGCTCCAtctgtctatttttgcttttgttatctGTGTTCTTGACATCATATCTATGAAATCATTACCAAAATCAGTCTTGAAGTCTTTTCCCTgtggttttttttcttgctgttgtagtttcaggtcttacatttaagtccttAGCCCATTTTGAGCTGATTTCTGTGTAAGGATCCACTTTCAtctttttgcatatggatatccagttttcccaatatcATTTGTTAATACGGagttttcattcaacaaatacttattaagcaTCTTTGGGCCAGGCATTATGGTAGGcataggagaaagggaaagatatacccacctgaatgcggcgttacaaagaatagcaaggagagataagaaagcattcttaaGTAAGCAATGCaaacaaacagaggaaaacaacagaatgggaaagactagagatctcttcaagaaaattagagataacaagggaacatttcatgcaaatatgggcacaataaaggacagaaatggtaaggacctaacagaagcagaagagattaagaagaggtggcaagaatacacagaagatggctgatttgtgtcaatgtatgacaaacaatcactataatattgtaaagtaattagcctccaactaataaaaataaatgaaaaaaaaagaattgagaccaaaaaagaaaaaagaatacacagaagaactgtaccaaaaaaaggtcttaatgacctggataaccataatgctgcagtcactcacctagagccagacatcctggagtgtgaagtcaagtttgccttaagaagcattactacaaacaaagctagtggaggtgatggaaccccagctgagctatttcaaatcctaaaagatttaatcctgttaaagtgctgcactccgtatgccagcaaacttggaaaactaagcagtggccacaggactggaaaaggtcagtttttattccaatcccaaagaagggtaatgccaaagaatgttcaaaataccatacagttgcactcatttcacatgctagcaagattatgctcaaaatcctccaagctagggttcagcaatacatgaaccaagaacttacagatacacaagctggatttagaaaaggcagaagaaccagagatcaaattgccaacatccactggatcatagaaaaagcatgaaaattccagaaaaacatctacttctgcttcattgactacacaaaagcctttgactgtgtggatcacaacaaactgtgaaaaattcttaaagagttgggaataccagaccaccttacctacctcctgagaaacctgtatgcaggtcaagacatggaaaaacagactggttcaaaattgggaaaggagtacatcaaggctgtatattgccaccctgattatttaacgtatatgcagagtacatcatatgaaatgccaggctggatgaatcacaagctggaatcaagattgctggcagaaataacaataacctcagatatgcagatgacaccaccctaatggcagaaaacaaagaggaactaaagagtcttttgatgaaaggtgaaaaagctggcttaaaactcaacatacaaaaaactaagatcatggatccagtcccatcacttcatggcaaacatggggaaacaatggaaacagtgacacactattttcttgggctccaaaatcactgcagatggtgactgcagctatgaaattaaaagacgcttgctccttaaaagaaaagctatgtcaaGCGTAGACAATACATTGGCTGATGAAgatccatatactcaaagctatggtttttccagtagtcatgcacaggtgtgagagttggaccataaagaaggctgagcactgaagaattgatgcttttgaactgtggtgttggggaagactcttgagagtcccttgtacagcaaggagatcaaaccagtcaatactaaaggaaatcagtcctgaatattcattggaaggactgatgctaaagctgaagccccaatatttcggccacctgatgcaaagagccaattcattggaaaagatcttgatgctggggaagattgagggcaggaggagaagaaggcaacagaggatgagatggttggatggcatcatctactcaatggacatgagtttgagcaaattcagggagattgtgaaggacagggaagcctggcatgttgcagtccatggggtcacaaagagtacaacacgagtgagcaactgaacaacaagaggatTCAGGCTGAGAATAACATAATGGTTGCAAGTACAACCTCTAGAACCAAagtacctgggttcaaatcctggtgctatcatttctgtttcattttggacAAATTACTAACTCTGCCGTCCCTCAATGTCCTCATCTATATAAAAGATGTATTAGTTATGGTTCTTTCCTCACAGGGTTGAtgtgaggattaaaaaaatacatgtaaaaggtTTAGAGAAGTGGCGATTGTTACGCACTCTTATGTACTGGCTCTTAAGGCACAGTCCTTACCTCTCAAGAGCTCACAGTCTCCAGTTGCCCCCTGTCCACCTGACCCACGTGGCAGGCTGGGCTATCTGGGTCTTTGGCACCTCAAGTGACCCATCGTTTCTGGCTACCCTTTCCTGGAACCACAGGATAAATGGGTGCAAGTTTTTGGGTCACATATTCCCGTGCAACCCTGGGCAAGTAATTTCTAATTTCTGGGTCTCACTTTATGCACTTGTAAAGGAAGGAAGTTGGAGCAAAATAGATTTCCAAATCCCATTAAATGCCTTGTTCTGGGTAGACGGTTGGCTTGAGcaagtcactcaacctctctgcGCTTGTCTCACCAAAAAAGGCAGAATAATATTACTAACCACCTCCCAGGTTATGGCGAGGATACCACTACATCCCCAATTCCCGCGCTCGCTCATGGGAGGCCGCCTTTATACTCGGTCCCTTGCCTTTCAGCGCAGGCGCGCTGGAGGCCGGGCGGCCTGCAGGTTCCAGACTTCCGGTTCCGAGGGGACTCAGAGGCCAGACTGAGACTAATGGCGGCGTCCACGGAGCAGGCCACGGGGGGCGTTGAGAAGACCGCGGCGGAAGAGGAACCGCGAGTTCTGGAACCCGGGGCAGCCCCGTTCGGAAATTTCCCTCATTATTCCCGCTTCCACCCTCCAGAGCAACGGCTCCGCCTCCTACCCCCGGAGCTGCTTCGCCGGCTTTTCCCTCAGAGTTCCGAGACAAGGCCGATCCTGGGACTCGACGTGGGGTGTAACTCCGGGGTGAGTGCCGGGGGAGGAATCGGACGTCGGTTGAGCCGAGAGATTGGCAGCCTTCAAGTCCGCTGGGCTTTCGTCCTGGGCGTGGTATTACACCTCTCCCAGCGTTCCCAAAATGAGTTTAAAGGTGTAGCGTTCGACCCCTTGCTGCTGCTACGGGACCTCCCGGCTCCTAACACCATCTCTTTTAGGAATCTGGGGGAGGAATCATTTTCAAATTCGTTCGGAATTCCTGCGCCCCGCCTCCGCACTTGCAGCATCACAGCCGAACCCCGGGTGGGCAGGGCCACAGTGCCTGGGCTTCCGGCTGTTGCCTCCTGTCCAACGTGGCTGGCGACTTGCTGGAGGAGAGGGGGCTGCCTGAGACCCACGTTTGGAAGCGTAGGGTTGGGATTGGTTTACTGGATGAGATGACCCGGGGGTGACAGAATCATGCCTGAAATTAAGATAAGTGTGAAACAGTGCAGAATGGACCCTGGAGCCAAGTGgatattttaaaagcaatcaATTGTCTGAGTACAGTGGAGAAGAtcgagaaagaaaataaagcatccTGTTAGAggaaggctttgccacattttCTTACCACAAAGTATTCTTAGGCATAAGAATGATTATAGTCAGACCACAAACAAAACAGCGGAGTGTCTCTCTAGCACCTATTTGTAGTCACTAGGATATCCTAGAGGAGCAGGCATTCCGACCCTATGATTACAGATGCTTCACAAAGTTAATACCATCACTCCTTTCCAGACTAGGAGGGGAAGGGGTAAGGAAAATTTTACCCTGTTTCTGGCCTTAGGCAGAAGAGACTTTAGTAGAAGGTTGAGGGCTGTAGGGACACAGCTGGTAAATGGGAGAGGGGGTTGCATTTGGACACAGGCTAAAAGCTGGAATGAGTAGAGATGGGTGTCTGGCTATCCTTTGCAGACATTTCTCTACTGTGATGATATGTGAAATCAGAGGGGGAAAGCAATGGAAAAGAGAAACTGGATATCAGATTTGGGGTTTCATGAAAGGCATTAGGAAACCACAAGAGATTTTAAAGTTGAAAGTGCTATACGTGCACGTTAGGAGCCAAGACATAGTTGCAGTTAACTAGAGCAGTGGTTCCTAAACTTGGCTATATATTTAGAGAGTTTATTATTTTGCACTTAAGAAAAGATGCTTATATTAATATTGataagacccccccccccaattcaAAATACAAAGGGATACATAGCAAGTCTCTACTCCTGACCCTAAATCCTCCTCTACCCATgatgatagttgctcagtcgtgtccgactctgcaacccgtggacagtagcctgccagactcctctgtccatggaattctccaggcaggaatactggagtgggtggccatttccttctgcaggggatcttccagacccagggattgaactcaggtctcctgcactgcaggcagattctttatgtctgagccaccaggaaagcctcttcCTGTACACAGTGGCAACTGCTATTTGTAATTTCTCGAGTATGTGGCCTGTGTGTACACAGACatctatgtatgtataaatatctcACCTCTTCTAGTTTTATAAATAATAGCACATTATTTTGCACCTGTCTCTTCGTTTAGTAATTTGGAGATCACTCATGTCACTACATTCTTTTTTAGTAGCTTCataatatttttttgtatagATGTGCCATAATTTTGGGGGTACTTTGTTTAAATCTTAAAAACTAGGCCTTActctagacctactgaatcagaaacttgcGGATTGAGACCTTgagtctgtattttctttttttatgcttcCTGGGAACTCTAAGATTCAAGAATTAAGAATGGAGAGTATTAAGAGAAGAGATGTGGTAGAGGAGGGACTGATGTGATGAAAATGACTGATCAAACAAGGAATACACccaggacttccatggtggtccagtggtttaagagtctactaatgcagggggcacaggtttgatccatggtcaaggaactaaggtcccacatgccatgcatgcatggtcaaaagattttttttttaatatggtacaCCCAGGATCAGCTAacaggagggagacagagaaataaatacagagagaggaagaagtTTTTAAGCAGAATACTATAGAATCTTCCTACTCAAAATGTGGTCCTTGAACTATAGCATCGGCATGACTTGGAAGCTTATTAGAAATACAGAATCTCAGTTCCCATCCCAGATCTACtaattcaacatttttattttagtaaaatccCTAGGTGATGTGAAGGTCTGTTAAAGTATGAGAAGCCTGTTATGGAGTAAAGAACTTAATGTTGCCTAAATCTTGCCATATAATAACCATGTGACATTGGACTGTCCTCTgaaccataatttttaaaatacaggggttttttgtgtgtgtgtgaactagGCCACACATAGAGAACAGTGCACAAAACATAAATTCACACTTTATGAATTACTATAAAGCAGAAACTTTGATGACTAATGTCTGTATCAAGAATAAAATATCAGCAACCCAAGAAGTCTCCCATATGCCTTTCCCTGCTCATACACCCCCCTCTCTACCCAGAGAGCtcaacttttattattattgttcccttgctttttttatAGCTTACTATTTTTGTATCCCTAAACAATGTAgtttaattttatacattttcaaacttcatataaatggaagcttgccatgtattttctttttgtgtccTGCTTTTTTATTCGGCATTATGTGTTTTCGTgagtcatccatgttgctgcactgAGCTGAATTCCTTCATTTTTAATTGCTATCTGGTATGCCATCTTAATCCCTGCTACTATTattggacatctgggttgtttccagctaCACTTTCTTCACCTGCACAAAGGGCTTATATATTATCCTCACAGGATTGTTGCACAGAGCACATGAGATAGTGAATAGAAAAATGCCTTGGAAAAAACAGATTAGAACACAAATTTGAGTTAGTTATAATAATTATAGAAGTCAAAGTTAGAGAAAGGAGATAGTGACTTAAGAGTCAAAAAGGTGCTAAGGTGGTGAAAATCAAATCATTGGATTTGGCTCGAAGGAGGTCAGCGGTGACTTTTGGGgataatggatacaaaagcaGAGTGAGTCTCAAAAAGGGGTGGTGAAGTGTAAGACATGTAGTAAAACTGAAGATGCAGAGTGAAGGCTGAATGAGGACTTTTTGGAATCCAGACTTTCCCAACCACAAGTCTGAGAAGTAGATTTTTATGAGATGGTGCTTGCTCTCTTCCTCACCTTCCTGGCAGGGAGCATGGTTATTATGCCTCTTAAATATTTTGCTTCTCCCTGGGGTATGAGTTaccgtccccccccccccccccaaaaaaaaaaagatagcatgTTACTTAAGCTGGAAAATACTGCTCTGGACTCCTTTGCTGCATCCATTGGGCTATAACTTTCAACCATGCAACCCATCAGTGTTAGGAAGGTATAGAGATGATGCATTACAGCCTGAGACCCCTGGAGGACTCTAACAGCCTGCTCTGTGGAAAACTTTGGGGGGCAACCTCCTTAGGCTATAGTTTAAGAACCTTACATCCCATAAAGCCAGGAGTAAGTGATTCAATGAGAGGCTAAGAGATACAGGTTTCTCTTCCATTCACTGGTCGAGAGCTGCAATGACAAAGCTCTTTTGGATTCCTCTAGGATCTGAGTGTGGCTCTGTACAAACATTTCCTTTCCCTACATGATGGGGAGACCTGCTCAGATGCCTCAAGAGAACTCCATCTCCTCTGCTGCGACATAGATCCTGTCCTGGTGGAACGAGCTGAAAAAGAATGCCCTTTTCCTGATGGCTTGACTTTTATTACCCTGGACTTCATGAATCAAAGAACCCGGAAAGTTCTCCTGAGCTCTTTCTTGAGCCAGTTTGGACGCTCAGTTTTTGATATTGGCTTCTGCATGTCAGTAACCATGTGGATTCACCTGAACCATGGGGACCAAGGCCTGTGGGAGTTCCTGGCCCACCTTTCTTCCCTATGCCGCTACCTCCTTGTGGAGCCACAGCCCTGGAAGTGTTACCGGGCAGCTGCAAGGCGTCTCCGGAAGCTGGGCCTCCATGATTTTGACCACTTCCGCTCCCTGGCCATCCGAGGTGATATGGCCAGTCAGATTGTGCACATCTTGACCCAGGACCATGGC
The sequence above is drawn from the Dama dama isolate Ldn47 chromosome 3, ASM3311817v1, whole genome shotgun sequence genome and encodes:
- the BCDIN3D gene encoding RNA 5'-monophosphate methyltransferase; this encodes MAASTEQATGGVEKTAAEEEPRVLEPGAAPFGNFPHYSRFHPPEQRLRLLPPELLRRLFPQSSETRPILGLDVGCNSGDLSVALYKHFLSLHDGETCSDASRELHLLCCDIDPVLVERAEKECPFPDGLTFITLDFMNQRTRKVLLSSFLSQFGRSVFDIGFCMSVTMWIHLNHGDQGLWEFLAHLSSLCRYLLVEPQPWKCYRAAARRLRKLGLHDFDHFRSLAIRGDMASQIVHILTQDHGMELVCCFGNTNWDRSLLLFRTKQATETHPIPESLIEEGKERNRIRFWRQ